From Myxococcus guangdongensis:
GGAGTTCGCGCGCGCCGAGCAGCTCTCCGGCATCCACGTCCTGTTCCCCACCCAGGACGAGCTGCCCACGCTGGAGGCCCAGGGCTACGCGCTGCGGCTGGGCGTGCAGTACCAGTGGGACAACGCCGGCTACCGGACGATGGAGGACTTCCTCGCCCGCTTCCACTCCAAGCGGCGCAACCAGATGCGGCGCGAGCTGCGCGCCCCCGCCGAGCAGGGCATCGAGCTGAGGACGCTGCGTGGCGACGCGCTCAACGAGGTGGACGTGGACACGCTCCACCGCCTGTACGCCTCCACGGTGGACAAGTATCCGTGGGGGGCGCGGCTCCTGACCCGCGACTTCTTCGCGCGGATGCTCTCGGGCTTCCGTCACCGCTGCGAGCTGGTGGAGGCCCGGCGGGAAGGTCAGCTGGTCGCGGGCGCGTTCAACTTCAGGGCCCCCAAGGTCCTCTACGGGCGTTATTGGGGGTGTTTCGAGGAGCACCCCTTCCTGCACTTCAACGCCTGCCTCTACCACCCGGTGGCCGAGGGCATCGCCGAGGGACTGACACGCTTCGAGCCCGGCGCGGGCGGCGAGCACAAGCTCACGCGGGGCTTCGAGCCGCGCCTCACGTACAGTGCCCACCTCTTGCTCCACCCGGGGTTGGACAGGGCGGTGCGCGGCTTCCTGGAGCACGAGCGGGCAGCCGTCCAGGGCGGGCTGCCCCAGTGGCGGGCGGAGACAGGTTTCAAGGGAGTGGCCTGAAACGGCCCGCTTCCCAGGTCATCAGAGGGAGTCGGACAGACTTATGGCGCAGAAGCACGACAACGACGGCTCCGTCGCCACGGAGACCGCCCCCAAGCAGAAGCTCAAGAAGCCGACCCTCTACAAGGTGCTTCTGCACAACGACAACTACACGACGCGTGAGTTCGTGGTGGCCGTCCTCAAGGAGGTCTTCCACAAGTCGGAGTCGGATGCCGTGCAGATCATGCTGCACGTCCATTACAACGGAGTCGGAGTGGCCGGCGTCTATACGTTCGAGGTCGCCGAGACGAAGCTCAAGACGGTGGAGGCCGCGGCCCAGGACAATGGGTTCCCGCTGCGGCTGTCCATGGAACCCGAGGAAGGTTGAACCGTGGCAGGACCGCTGATTGCCAAAGAATTGCAGGCCAGCTTCCGCACCGCCCTGGAAGAGGCGCGGAAGATGGGCCACGAGTACCTGACGCTGGAGCACCTGCTCCTGGCGCTCACCAAGGACTCGCGCACCCGCGAGGTCCTCAAGGCGTGCGGAGCCAACGTCAAGCGTCTTCAGGAGAGGCTCGTCTCCTTCCTGGAGGAGACGGTCGAACGCCTGCCCGAGGACGCGGAGGCCGACCCGCAGCAGACCATCGGCGTGGAGCGCGTGCTCCACCGCGCCGCCATGCACGCCCTGTCCGCCGAGCAGAAGCTCATCGACGGCGGCGACGTGCTGGTGGCCCTCTTCCGCGAGGAGGAGAGCCATGCGCTCTACCTGCTCCAGCAGGAGGGCGTCACCCGGCTGGACCTGCTCAACTACATCTCCCACGGCATCTCCAAGGATGAGGCGGGCGAGGGCGAGGAGGGCGGCGCTGGCAACGGGCACGCGCCCGCGGGGGATGACGACGAGGAGGGTGAGTCCCCGCGCAAGAGCCCGCTGGAGACGTACACCACGCAGCTCAACATCGAGGCCAAGGAGGGGCGCATCGACCCGCTCATCGGCCGCGACAAGGAGCTGGAGCGCACCATCCAGGTGCTCTGCCGCCGCCGCAAGAACAACCCGCTCTACGTGGGCGAGGCGGGCGTGGGCAAGACGGCCATCGCCGAGGGCCTGGCGCTCTACATCCACGAGGGCCGCGTCCCCGAGCCGCTGAAGAACGCCATCGTCTACTCGCTGGACATGGGCTCGCTGCTCGCGGGCACCAAGTTCCGCGGTCAGTTCGAGGAGCGGCTCAAGGGCGTGCTCAAGGCGCTCCAGGAGCAGCCGGAGGCCATCCTCTTCATCGACGAAATCCACACGATTGTGGGCGCCGGCGCCACCAGCGGCGGCTCCATGGATGCGTCCAACATCCTCAAGCCGGCGCTCGCCAGCGGGAAGCTGCGCTGCATCGGCTCGACGACGTACCAGGAGTTCAAGTCCTCCTTCGAGAAGGACCGCGCGCTGTCGCGGCGCTTCCAGAAGATCGAGGTCGCCGAGCCCTCCGTCGAGGACACCGTCCTCATCCTGGAGGGGCTCAAGAGCCGCTACGAGGAGCACCACGGCGTGAAGTACACGCCGGAGGCGATTCGCGCGGCGGCGGAGCTGGCGGCCAAGCACATCAATGACCGGTTCCTGCCGGACAAGGCCATCGACGTCATCGACGAGACGGGCGCGGCGGAGAAGCTCAAGCCGGAGGGCGTGCGCACCAACACCGTCACCGGCGCGGACGTGGAGGCCGTCGTCGCGAAGATGGCGAAGGTTCCCGCCAAGAGCGTGTCCGCCAGCGAAGGCGTCCAGCTCCAGAACCTGGAGAAGGAGCTGCAGGCGGTCATCTTCGGGCAGGACGCGGCCATCACGGATTTGGTGAGCGCCATCAAGCTGTCTCGCTCGGGCCTGCGCGCGCCGGAGAAGCCCATCGGCTCGTTCCTCTTCTCGGGCCCCACGGGCGTGGGCAAGACGGAGCTGGCCAAGCAGCTGGCGCAGACGTTGGGCGTGGAGTTCCTGCGCTACGACATGAGCGAGTACTCGGAGAAGCACACGGTGAGCCGGCTCATCGGCGCGCCGCCGGGCTACGTCGGCTTCGACCAGGGCGGCCTGCTCACGGACGCGGTGCGCAAGCACCCGTACGCCGTGGTGGTGCTGGATGAAATCGAGAAGGCCCACCCGGACCTCTTCAACATCCTGCTCCAGGTGATGGACCACGCGACGCTGACGGACAACAACGGCCGCAAGGCCGACTTCCGCAACATCGTCCTCATCCTCACCACCAACGCGGGTGCCCAGGAGATGAGCACCAAGTCCATCGGCTTCGGTGACCTCACCAAGCCCGCGGACGCGACGCGCGCGAAGAAGGCCATCGAGCGCACCTTCACGCCGGAGTTCCGCAACCGGCTGGACGGGTGGATTCTGTTCTCCGGCCTGCCGCCCGAAATCATCCTCAAGGTCGTGGACAAGGAAGTCCGCCTCCTCCAGAAGATGCTCGAGGAGCGCAAGGTGAAGCTGGAGCTGACGCCCGCCGCCCGCGCGTGGCTGGCCGAGCGTGGGTATGACCCGGCCTTCGGGGCCCGGCCCATGGCCCGCCTCGTGGACAACTCGCTCAAGAAGCCGCTCGCCGAGGCGCTGCTCTTCGGGGAGCTGAAGAACGGCGGCACCGCCCGCTACGACGTGGACAAGGCCGGCGACAAACTGGCCCTGCAGACGTCCGCCGCTCCCGCTGCCGAGCCCGTGCCGGCGTAACGCCGCGCGGGCAGGTCCTCGAAAAGAGCGAGGCCCCGATTCCCACCGTGGGAGTCGGGGCCTTGCTCGTTCGTGGCGGCGCGAGCGCCGGGCGCTACTCGACGCGGTAGATCTTCACCGCGCTGGAGAGCTGCTCGGAGATGATTTGCAGCGTGGTGGCGGCCTCGCCGGTGGAGCCGATGCGGGCCACCGTCTCGTCCATCATCTTGGAGAGGTCGTTCACCGCGAGGGTGATTTGGTTGATGCCCACGTTCTGCTGGGACACCGCGGCGGCAATCTGACGGACGGCGGCGGCGTTGTCCTGGACGATGGAGGACAGCTCGCGCAGGTTCTGCCCGCTGGTGCGCACCTGGGCCAGGCCCGCCTCCATGCGCTCGGCGCCGCGCTCGGTGATTCGCACCGCGGCCGTCACCGAGTTGGCGATGTCGTCCAGCAGCTCCCGCACCCGCGTCGTGGCCTGGATGGACTGGTCCGCCAGCGCGCGAATCTCGCGCGCCACCACGCCGAAGCCCTTGCCGTGCTCGCCCGAGCGGACGGACTCAATCGCCGCGTTGAGCGCGAGCATGTTGGACTGGTCGGCCAGGTCCTTCACCGTCTGGGTGATGCCGCCAATCTGCTGCGTGCGCTCGCCCAGCTCGAGAATCTTCTGGGCAATCTCGCCCACCTGGACGCGGATGTCGTTGAGGCCCGCCATCGTCTGTTCAATCGACGCCTCGCCCGCGCGAGCCAGCGCGTCCGCGCGCTCCGCCACGGACAGCACGCTCTCCGCCTTCTGCGCGGCGAGCATGGAGGTCTGCTTGATTTCCTGCGCGGTGACTTGCGTCTCCTGGAGCGCGGCGGCCTGCCGGGAGATGGTCTGCGCCTGGTCCGTGGAGGACGTGTTGAGGTGCTCGGTGGACTGCGTCAGCGCCTGCGCGGCCTGCTGGAGGTTGAGCGTCACCTCGCGAAGCCGGGCCACCATCTGCGCGAAGGAGTTGGCCAGCCGGCCCACCTCGTCGCCGCTCTTGGCGTGGATGGGGCGCGTCAAGTCACCGGACTCGACGATGTGGCCGGCGACCTCGGTCAGCTCGCGCATGGGCCGCACGATGCTGCGCCCGAAGGCCGCCGCCACCGCCACGCCCAGCGCCACCAGCAAGAGCGCGAAGCCCATCATCCGCCAGCGCAGCGCGGACACCAGGTCGTCGATGTGGTCCCGGGAGACGCCCACGTGCACCGTGCCCAGTCGGCCATTGGCCACGGGCGCCGCCACGTTCGAGGCGTGCAGCTGGCGGCCCTCGGTCTCGAACGCGAGCACCTCGCCCCAGCCGTTCTCCTCGCTCACCTCGCCCTGCGCCACCGCGGACGCCTTCAGCGCGTCGGGGAAGGCGCCTGGCAGGCTGTGCACCACCACGTTGCCGCCCGCGTCCGCGACGAAGACGTAGGCGACGTCCTCGCTGGTGCGCGCGACCTCCATCAGGGGCCGGAGCGAAGGGAAGCCCATCTTCGCGCCGTGCTCCGCGGCCACCGCGAAGCTGCGGGCGAGCAGCTGCCCCTCGCCCATGTGACTGGAGACGAGGTCCGCCTCCAGTCGCCGCGTGGCGATGCCGGTGAGGATGGCGGCCACCGTCGCGCTGACGAGCGTGGTGACGAGAACGAGCTTCGGCGCCAGTCCGAGCGACTGACGGAACTGCTGGCCGAGCTGCGTGGTGAACGAGGTCTGTTCGGTGCTCACGGCATCACCACCCGGAAGACGTCGGGACGACACCCGCGAGGGCGCGGGGTGAATACAAACGACTCGGGACTACCAGCAAGCGACTCGGGAGCACCAGGGGGCTCATCGTCCCACCCCACCCTCTCCGCGCCCACCGGCCCGGAAGTGGGGGGGGATGCAGCTCTGGAGGATGAGGTCCGGCACCGAGGCCAGGGGCACGCCCTGGTCCGTGGCGTGGATCTCCAGCGCCGCGCGGGGCATGCCGTACACCACGGAGGTGGCCTCGTCCTGGGAGAAGGTGACGCCGCCGGCCTTGCGGATGGCGAGCAGTCCGCGCGCGCCGTCCTCGCCCATGCCGGTGAGCACCACCCCGCCGCTGCGCCGACCGAACGACGCCGCGAGCGACGCCAGCAGCACGTCCCCGTTGGGGCACGGGCCGCCCTTGCTGCGCTGCAGCCGCGCCAGCCCCGCCGGGTCCACCAGCAGGTCGTGTCCGTCCAGCGGGAAGTACACGCGGCCGGGCTCCAGCCGCTCGCCGTCCCGCGCCACGTCCACCGTCAGCGGCGTCACCTGGGACAGCCAGCGCACCATGCCCTGGGTGAAGCCCACGGTGATGTGCTGCGCGATGAGCAGCGGGACGGGCAAATCCTTGGGCAGCTTGGAGAGCAGCTCCGCCAGCGCGGGCGGGCCCCCGGTGGACGCCACCACGCCGAAGACGTCCACGCGCGCGCCGATGGGCGGCGGCGTCACCACGTTGGCGCGCTGACGCCGGGAGATGACCGGCACCTCCGCCATCAGGCACACCGAGTGGGCCAAATCGCGGCCCCACCGGCGCAGCTCCTCCACGTTGGTGACGTTGGGCTTGCCGATGAGCTCCAGCGCGCCGGCGCTCATCGCCTGGAAGCCCAGGTCCACGCCGCGCTGCTCGGCCACCGCGCTCACCACCAGGACCCGCGCGGGGGCCTGGGACATGATGGCGGTGATGGCGCTGGGGCCGTCCAGCCCCGGCAGCAGCAGGTCCATGGTGATGACGTCGGGGCGCAGCAGTCGCGCCAGCTGCACGGCGCGGTTGCCGTCTCCTGCGCGGCCGACGACCTCGATGCGAGGGTCCTCGGTGAGCAGGGCCGTCAGGGTGTTCGCCATGGTGGGCGAGTCGTCCACCACGAGCACCCGGATGGGAGGGCGTCGGTTGTTCACGCGCGCGCTCCTCTTCGGCTCATGACGTCGAGCACCTCGGCGAGCAGGCGGCCCGCGGCGCACTCGCGCTTGCTCAGGTAGCCATCCGCTCCCGCCGCCAGGCCCCGCTCCCGCGCCGCCGCGCTGTCATGCGCGGAGACGAGGATGACCGGCAAGGACGCCGTCTCCCGTTTCTCCCGCAGGCGGGCGATGAGCTGGGTGCCGTCCATCTCCTCCATGTCCAGGTCGCAGATGACGACGTCGTACGTGTCCGTCGCCAGCCGGTCCAGGGCGCGGGCGCCGCTGGCCGCCAGGTGCACGCTGAAGCCACCCGCCTCCAGCATGGCCCGGTGCAGCGCGCGCGCGGTGAGCGAGTCGTCCACCACCAGCGCCCGGCGCTGCGCCGTCACCTGCGTCTGACCCGACTCCGTCACCAGCCAGTCCGGCCGGCAGATGAGCAGGAGCTCACCGCGGCTCAGCGTCGCCGCGCCCTGCCACGCCGGCACGTCGCGGACCTCGGAGGGCAGCGGCCGGATGACCAGGTCCCGGTCGCCCACCACCGCGTCCACGCCCAGCGCCACGCGCTTGCCTCCGCTCTGCACGATGAGCAGCGGCTGGCCTTCCGCGGGCGGCGCCAGCGCGCGCAGGCCCAGCCGCGCGCCCAGGTCCACCACCGGCAACAGCTGCCCCTGGTACTCCAGATGCGCCTTGCGCTTGCCCAGCCGCAGCGAGTCCGCGCGCGCCAGCTGCGTGGCCTCCACCGCCAGCATCGGCAGGCCCACCAGCTGCTCCAGCGCGCGGACCACCAACACGGGCGAGCTGCCCAGGTCCACCGGCAGCGTCATCACGAAGCGCGTGCCCTGGCCCGGCGTGCTGTTCACCTCGATGCGGCCCTGCAGGCCCTCCACCGACGCGCGCACCGCGTCCAGGCCCACGCCCCGGCCCGACGTGTCCGTCACGTCCGAGCGCGTGCTGAAGCCCGGCCGGAAGATGAGATCCCTCAGCTGATTCTCATTGAGCCGCTCCGCCTCGTCGGAGGCGATGACGCCGCGCGACTCGGCCACCTTGCGCACCCGCGCCACGTCGATGCCCGAGCCGTCGTCCGCGCACTCGAGGAAGAGCAGGTTGCCCTGCTGCTCCACGCGCAGCGTGAGCGCGCCCTCGTGGTGCTTGCCCGCCTTCTCGCGCTCGGAGGGCATCTCCAGGCCGTGGTCCACGGCGTTGCGCAACAGGTGCACCAGCGCGCCCTGGAGCCGCTCCAACAGGCGCCGGTCCAGCGACAGCTCCGAGCCCACCACCGACAGCCGCGCCTCCTTGCCCAGCTGGCGCGACAAGTCGCGCACCATGCGCTGCAGCGGGTCCAGGATGGTGCGCACCGGGCGCGTGGTGATGGCCTTGAGGCCCTCCTCCAGCGCGTCGACGATGTCGCTCGTCTCCTCGCCATCGGTGCGCAGCGAGCGCGACGTGCCCGACAGCAGCGTGCGCGCCTCGGCCGTCTCCGCCAGCAGACCCTGCTTGGCCAGCACCGCCACCACGCGGTCCAGCTCGCGGCCGCGCTCCTCCACGCGCAGGCGCACCTCGCGAAGCCGCTCCACCTCGCGCATCAGCGCCGTCACCTGCCGCACGCTGACGCGCCAGCCCGTGTCCGCGGACTCCGCCTGCGTGTCCGCGCCCAGCTGCGCCGACAGGTCCGGCGACCCGGAGTCCTCCGACGCACCGTTCGCCTCCGGCTCCGCGGCGCCGTTCGAGGACAGGGCCGCAATCTGCGCGGCCACCGTCTCCGGCGCGGGCCCGTCCGCCACCAGCTGCGCCAGCGCGGCGGCCGGGTCCGGCAGCGAGTCCCCGCGTCCATCCGCGTGCGCCTGGGCGCGCAGCATGAACAGGTCCAGGCCGTGCAGCAG
This genomic window contains:
- a CDS encoding methyl-accepting chemotaxis protein, whose protein sequence is MSTEQTSFTTQLGQQFRQSLGLAPKLVLVTTLVSATVAAILTGIATRRLEADLVSSHMGEGQLLARSFAVAAEHGAKMGFPSLRPLMEVARTSEDVAYVFVADAGGNVVVHSLPGAFPDALKASAVAQGEVSEENGWGEVLAFETEGRQLHASNVAAPVANGRLGTVHVGVSRDHIDDLVSALRWRMMGFALLLVALGVAVAAAFGRSIVRPMRELTEVAGHIVESGDLTRPIHAKSGDEVGRLANSFAQMVARLREVTLNLQQAAQALTQSTEHLNTSSTDQAQTISRQAAALQETQVTAQEIKQTSMLAAQKAESVLSVAERADALARAGEASIEQTMAGLNDIRVQVGEIAQKILELGERTQQIGGITQTVKDLADQSNMLALNAAIESVRSGEHGKGFGVVAREIRALADQSIQATTRVRELLDDIANSVTAAVRITERGAERMEAGLAQVRTSGQNLRELSSIVQDNAAAVRQIAAAVSQQNVGINQITLAVNDLSKMMDETVARIGSTGEAATTLQIISEQLSSAVKIYRVE
- the clpA gene encoding ATP-dependent Clp protease ATP-binding subunit ClpA; the encoded protein is MAGPLIAKELQASFRTALEEARKMGHEYLTLEHLLLALTKDSRTREVLKACGANVKRLQERLVSFLEETVERLPEDAEADPQQTIGVERVLHRAAMHALSAEQKLIDGGDVLVALFREEESHALYLLQQEGVTRLDLLNYISHGISKDEAGEGEEGGAGNGHAPAGDDDEEGESPRKSPLETYTTQLNIEAKEGRIDPLIGRDKELERTIQVLCRRRKNNPLYVGEAGVGKTAIAEGLALYIHEGRVPEPLKNAIVYSLDMGSLLAGTKFRGQFEERLKGVLKALQEQPEAILFIDEIHTIVGAGATSGGSMDASNILKPALASGKLRCIGSTTYQEFKSSFEKDRALSRRFQKIEVAEPSVEDTVLILEGLKSRYEEHHGVKYTPEAIRAAAELAAKHINDRFLPDKAIDVIDETGAAEKLKPEGVRTNTVTGADVEAVVAKMAKVPAKSVSASEGVQLQNLEKELQAVIFGQDAAITDLVSAIKLSRSGLRAPEKPIGSFLFSGPTGVGKTELAKQLAQTLGVEFLRYDMSEYSEKHTVSRLIGAPPGYVGFDQGGLLTDAVRKHPYAVVVLDEIEKAHPDLFNILLQVMDHATLTDNNGRKADFRNIVLILTTNAGAQEMSTKSIGFGDLTKPADATRAKKAIERTFTPEFRNRLDGWILFSGLPPEIILKVVDKEVRLLQKMLEERKVKLELTPAARAWLAERGYDPAFGARPMARLVDNSLKKPLAEALLFGELKNGGTARYDVDKAGDKLALQTSAAPAAEPVPA
- a CDS encoding ATP-dependent Clp protease adaptor ClpS, yielding MAQKHDNDGSVATETAPKQKLKKPTLYKVLLHNDNYTTREFVVAVLKEVFHKSESDAVQIMLHVHYNGVGVAGVYTFEVAETKLKTVEAAAQDNGFPLRLSMEPEEG
- a CDS encoding GNAT family N-acetyltransferase; this encodes MSTPLPTTLRILPSIHEVPASLWDGLVDEAALPFLEWTFLAALEDSGSAVPERGWHPRHLTLWRGSRLVAAAPAYLKDDSQGEFIFDAPWATASERAGLRYYPKLVLTVPFTPATGRRVMVAPGEDRAAREAELYQGALEFARAEQLSGIHVLFPTQDELPTLEAQGYALRLGVQYQWDNAGYRTMEDFLARFHSKRRNQMRRELRAPAEQGIELRTLRGDALNEVDVDTLHRLYASTVDKYPWGARLLTRDFFARMLSGFRHRCELVEARREGQLVAGAFNFRAPKVLYGRYWGCFEEHPFLHFNACLYHPVAEGIAEGLTRFEPGAGGEHKLTRGFEPRLTYSAHLLLHPGLDRAVRGFLEHERAAVQGGLPQWRAETGFKGVA
- a CDS encoding chemotaxis protein CheB, whose translation is MNNRRPPIRVLVVDDSPTMANTLTALLTEDPRIEVVGRAGDGNRAVQLARLLRPDVITMDLLLPGLDGPSAITAIMSQAPARVLVVSAVAEQRGVDLGFQAMSAGALELIGKPNVTNVEELRRWGRDLAHSVCLMAEVPVISRRQRANVVTPPPIGARVDVFGVVASTGGPPALAELLSKLPKDLPVPLLIAQHITVGFTQGMVRWLSQVTPLTVDVARDGERLEPGRVYFPLDGHDLLVDPAGLARLQRSKGGPCPNGDVLLASLAASFGRRSGGVVLTGMGEDGARGLLAIRKAGGVTFSQDEATSVVYGMPRAALEIHATDQGVPLASVPDLILQSCIPPHFRAGGRGEGGVGR
- a CDS encoding hybrid sensor histidine kinase/response regulator; translated protein: MPVDPMLQGLVTGFAVEAQEVIQKVTMDLLELEREGLDTGALAKLYVRLGRHLHTLKGSASSLGLQDLGDIAHKLEDALAPLKATTQKMPRSVVDVLLHGLDLFMLRAQAHADGRGDSLPDPAAALAQLVADGPAPETVAAQIAALSSNGAAEPEANGASEDSGSPDLSAQLGADTQAESADTGWRVSVRQVTALMREVERLREVRLRVEERGRELDRVVAVLAKQGLLAETAEARTLLSGTSRSLRTDGEETSDIVDALEEGLKAITTRPVRTILDPLQRMVRDLSRQLGKEARLSVVGSELSLDRRLLERLQGALVHLLRNAVDHGLEMPSEREKAGKHHEGALTLRVEQQGNLLFLECADDGSGIDVARVRKVAESRGVIASDEAERLNENQLRDLIFRPGFSTRSDVTDTSGRGVGLDAVRASVEGLQGRIEVNSTPGQGTRFVMTLPVDLGSSPVLVVRALEQLVGLPMLAVEATQLARADSLRLGKRKAHLEYQGQLLPVVDLGARLGLRALAPPAEGQPLLIVQSGGKRVALGVDAVVGDRDLVIRPLPSEVRDVPAWQGAATLSRGELLLICRPDWLVTESGQTQVTAQRRALVVDDSLTARALHRAMLEAGGFSVHLAASGARALDRLATDTYDVVICDLDMEEMDGTQLIARLREKRETASLPVILVSAHDSAAARERGLAAGADGYLSKRECAAGRLLAEVLDVMSRRGARA